A single genomic interval of Flectobacillus major DSM 103 harbors:
- a CDS encoding alpha-N-arabinofuranosidase: protein MKKIITLVALACLSLQGIAQNEVTINADQAKHQINKHIYGHFAEHLGACIYGGLYVGESNTKIPHVNGVRKDVIEALKKMKIPNLRWPGGCFADTYHWKDGIGPKAQRPSIVNAWWGGVTEDNSFGTHDFLNMCKELGTEPYLAGNVGSGTVKELADWVQYVNHNGVSPMANLRKENGAEKAWGVKYWGVGNEAWGCGGNMRAEYYANIYRQYATFMTNWDNDSKLFRIASGANSNDFNWTEVLMRDIPHNMLEGIALHHYSVIDWGKKGPAATFTEEQYFKTMQQALFMDELIQKHTDIMDKYDPKKKVALVVDEWGGWYEVEPNTNPGFLYQQNTMRDAILAGATLNIFHKHAERVRMANLAQVVNVLQAVVLTNGEKMILTPTYHVLEMYNVHQDATNLPIEIKTNSYTYGTEKLPAVSVSASKDKAGVVHISLTNVDINKAQEVSINLKGIAGKSVTGRVLTSAKVQDHNTFDQPEKVKPTVFSGATLTGSTLKVKLPATSVVVLELK, encoded by the coding sequence ATGAAAAAAATCATAACCTTAGTTGCTCTTGCTTGCTTGTCGTTGCAGGGTATTGCCCAAAACGAAGTAACAATCAATGCAGACCAAGCCAAACATCAAATCAATAAGCATATTTACGGCCACTTTGCCGAACACCTTGGTGCGTGTATCTATGGAGGCTTGTATGTGGGCGAAAGTAATACCAAAATCCCTCATGTAAATGGCGTACGCAAAGATGTTATTGAAGCTCTCAAAAAAATGAAAATCCCCAACCTTCGCTGGCCAGGAGGATGTTTTGCTGATACTTATCACTGGAAAGACGGTATCGGGCCAAAAGCTCAGCGTCCGTCTATCGTAAATGCGTGGTGGGGTGGTGTTACCGAAGACAATAGCTTTGGAACACACGATTTTTTGAATATGTGCAAAGAACTCGGTACAGAACCTTACTTGGCAGGAAACGTAGGTAGTGGTACTGTAAAAGAATTGGCCGACTGGGTTCAGTATGTCAACCACAATGGCGTAAGTCCGATGGCTAATTTGCGTAAAGAAAATGGAGCCGAAAAAGCTTGGGGCGTAAAATACTGGGGCGTAGGTAACGAAGCCTGGGGATGCGGTGGCAATATGCGTGCCGAATACTACGCCAATATTTATCGCCAGTATGCTACCTTTATGACCAACTGGGACAACGATAGCAAACTTTTCCGTATTGCATCTGGGGCAAACTCAAATGATTTTAATTGGACAGAGGTATTGATGAGAGATATTCCACACAATATGTTGGAAGGAATTGCACTACATCATTATTCGGTAATAGACTGGGGCAAAAAAGGGCCAGCAGCTACGTTTACAGAAGAGCAATATTTCAAAACTATGCAACAGGCGTTGTTTATGGATGAGTTAATCCAAAAACACACTGATATTATGGACAAATATGACCCTAAGAAAAAAGTAGCATTGGTCGTCGACGAATGGGGTGGCTGGTATGAAGTAGAACCTAATACCAACCCAGGATTCTTGTATCAGCAAAACACTATGCGTGATGCGATTCTTGCTGGAGCAACCCTTAATATTTTCCACAAACATGCTGAAAGAGTTCGTATGGCCAACCTGGCTCAGGTTGTCAACGTTTTGCAAGCTGTAGTACTAACCAATGGTGAAAAAATGATTTTGACACCAACCTATCATGTGCTTGAAATGTACAATGTACATCAAGATGCCACCAACTTGCCTATCGAAATCAAAACGAATAGCTATACGTATGGTACCGAAAAATTACCTGCGGTATCGGTTTCGGCATCGAAAGATAAAGCAGGAGTAGTACACATTTCTTTGACCAATGTCGACATCAATAAAGCTCAAGAAGTGAGTATCAACCTAAAAGGAATTGCTGGAAAATCGGTAACAGGCCGTGTATTGACTTCTGCCAAAGTACAAGACCACAATACTTTTGACCAACCAGAAAAAGTAAAACCTACTGTTTTCTCAGGGGCTACTCTAACTGGCAGTACGCTCAAAGTAAAACTTCCTGCTACATCGGTAGTAGTATTAGAATTAAAATAA
- a CDS encoding L-ribulose-5-phosphate 4-epimerase, producing the protein MNYQSLKEECFEANMQLPKLGLVLFTFGNVSAVDRSAGVFAIKPSGVPYEFLKPQDIVIMDYDAKVVEGAMRPSSDTKTHALLYKTWDDIGGITHTHSTYAVAWAQAGLDIPIFGTTHADHTHQDIPCAAVLTDEMIQGDYEYETGNQIFDCFAAKGLSHKEMEMVLLQNHGPFTWGKNAEKSVYNAAVLEEVARMAYLTLQINPATPRIKDTLRMKHYERKHGKNAYYGQGC; encoded by the coding sequence ATGAATTATCAATCACTTAAAGAGGAATGTTTTGAAGCTAATATGCAACTTCCCAAACTTGGATTGGTACTATTTACCTTTGGTAATGTAAGTGCCGTTGACCGTTCGGCAGGTGTTTTTGCGATTAAGCCAAGTGGTGTTCCTTACGAATTTTTGAAGCCCCAAGATATTGTCATCATGGACTATGATGCCAAAGTTGTAGAAGGTGCAATGCGTCCTTCTTCCGACACCAAAACGCATGCCTTGCTTTACAAAACTTGGGACGACATAGGTGGCATTACCCATACACATAGTACCTATGCCGTAGCGTGGGCTCAGGCAGGCTTAGATATTCCTATTTTTGGAACAACTCATGCCGACCACACCCATCAAGATATTCCTTGTGCGGCTGTATTGACCGATGAAATGATTCAGGGTGATTATGAATATGAAACGGGAAACCAGATTTTTGATTGCTTTGCAGCCAAAGGCTTATCGCACAAAGAAATGGAAATGGTTTTGTTACAAAATCATGGCCCATTTACGTGGGGAAAAAATGCCGAAAAATCGGTTTATAACGCTGCCGTTTTAGAAGAAGTAGCTCGGATGGCGTATCTGACCCTGCAAATTAACCCCGCAACACCACGTATCAAAGATACTTTGCGTATGAAGCATTACGAAAGAAAGCATGGCAAAAATGCTTATTACGGACAAGGATGCTAA